One genomic segment of Clostridium saccharoperbutylacetonicum N1-4(HMT) includes these proteins:
- a CDS encoding methyl-accepting chemotaxis protein yields MFSLGNVRVRTKLIGGFIIVSLLIGLVGGLGVISLKNVGKKAEGIYSQNLRVVYILTDMQANLERVRGNMAELIYVKDQAQKDELKKSIANDKEENTNYMSEFESINISDEEKKVYEEFQKNITQYRSLRENVIKLVDEGNFEEAEKQYVPIRKVTEPMFISLDKLININVDSAKSANDNIKAINASSNMIMMALSIIGLILAILLGVILSRDINKPLQKIKMFGEKLANYDLNFDFEVTRKDEFGQTGGSLVIAQNNIKELVKTIIENSQSMSAASEELSATVEEISSKAINIDEAVNTIASNMQEASAETEEIGASIEEVDSSVIVLSQKAMEGSNNSNESKVRAKEVKDSSKKAIEESQIIFNEKKNRMLKAIEDEKVVENIKVMAGTIASIAEQTNLLALNAAIEAARAGEQGKGFAVVAEEVRTLAEQSAEAVKNIQETIEEVQKAFKNSIDTGNDILEFINTDVHKQFTEYEKTGNQYYSDADFVSTMSENIAAMSEEITATVGQVSEAMQNMAQNTQKSSEQAEEIRESVNETTQALEHVALTAQNQAELAQKLNEVIQKFNI; encoded by the coding sequence ATGTTTTCTTTAGGGAATGTAAGAGTAAGAACAAAACTTATTGGAGGCTTTATAATTGTTTCACTATTGATAGGTTTGGTTGGAGGGTTAGGAGTTATATCACTAAAAAATGTTGGTAAAAAGGCTGAAGGTATATATAGTCAAAATCTTAGGGTTGTATACATACTAACTGATATGCAAGCTAACTTAGAACGTGTTCGAGGTAATATGGCTGAATTGATATATGTAAAGGATCAAGCTCAAAAAGATGAATTGAAAAAAAGCATAGCAAATGATAAGGAAGAGAACACTAATTATATGAGCGAATTTGAAAGTATTAATATTAGTGATGAGGAAAAGAAGGTATATGAAGAATTTCAAAAAAATATAACTCAGTATAGAAGTTTAAGAGAAAATGTTATTAAACTTGTAGATGAAGGAAATTTTGAAGAGGCTGAAAAACAATATGTACCAATACGTAAAGTAACTGAGCCAATGTTTATTTCTTTAGATAAGTTAATTAATATCAATGTGGATAGTGCAAAGTCAGCAAATGATAATATCAAGGCAATTAATGCATCATCTAACATGATTATGATGGCTTTAAGTATCATTGGCCTTATATTAGCAATTTTACTAGGAGTAATTCTATCTCGTGATATAAATAAACCACTTCAGAAAATAAAGATGTTTGGTGAAAAACTTGCAAATTATGATTTGAATTTTGATTTTGAGGTAACTAGAAAAGATGAATTTGGACAAACAGGAGGCTCTTTAGTTATAGCACAAAATAACATAAAAGAACTTGTTAAGACAATAATTGAAAATTCTCAAAGTATGAGTGCTGCATCAGAAGAACTTTCAGCTACAGTTGAGGAAATATCATCAAAAGCTATAAACATAGATGAGGCAGTTAATACAATTGCAAGTAATATGCAGGAAGCTAGTGCTGAAACAGAAGAAATAGGAGCATCAATTGAAGAAGTAGATTCTAGTGTAATTGTACTATCTCAGAAAGCTATGGAAGGAAGTAATAATTCCAATGAATCTAAAGTTAGAGCAAAAGAAGTTAAAGATAGTAGTAAAAAAGCAATTGAAGAATCTCAAATAATATTCAATGAAAAGAAAAATAGGATGTTGAAAGCTATTGAAGATGAAAAGGTAGTTGAAAATATTAAAGTTATGGCTGGCACAATAGCTAGTATAGCAGAACAAACTAATTTACTTGCACTCAATGCTGCAATCGAAGCTGCAAGAGCAGGGGAACAAGGAAAAGGCTTTGCGGTTGTTGCAGAAGAAGTTAGAACCCTTGCTGAACAATCAGCAGAAGCTGTAAAAAATATTCAAGAAACTATAGAAGAAGTACAAAAAGCCTTTAAAAATAGTATTGATACTGGAAATGATATATTGGAATTTATTAATACAGACGTACATAAGCAATTTACTGAATATGAAAAAACAGGCAATCAGTATTATAGTGATGCTGATTTTGTCAGCACAATGTCAGAAAATATTGCTGCAATGTCAGAGGAAATCACTGCCACAGTAGGACAAGTAAGTGAAGCTATGCAAAATATGGCACAAAATACACAAAAATCAAGTGAGCAGGCTGAAGAAATAAGGGAAAGTGTGAATGAGACAACTCAAGCCTTAGAGCATGTAGCTTTAACAGCTCAAAATCAGGCTGAACTTGCTCAGAAGCTTAATGAAGTAATTCAAAAATTTAATATTTAA
- a CDS encoding DMSO/selenate family reductase complex A subunit — protein MSDEKSTFNNYIPRSSFLNVENLINEDNLIKDIYGDRFFKFENKNNLDTSEKIIRTSGSHNCGGRCVIKAHVKNNRVVKISTEDDIEDTFEKPQLRGCLRCRGYRNRLYNYNRLKYPMKRVGKRGEGKFECISWDEALDIIADNIKRIRSKYGPDSIYMNYATGNAGKTSERKWMARLLSLNGGYLSYYGSYSSACTQIATPYTYGTAYTGNSREDWCNSKLIILLGFNPCETVHDTNTAYYLKMAKKAGTKIICIDPMYSSTAAALADEWIPIRPTTDSALLDAMAHVIISERLQDQKFLDKYCLGFDEEHMPEGIPNGNSFKSYILGEGEDKTPKTPEWAENITGIPRETIIKLAREYATNKPGALIQGFGPQRHAYGEQVVRSGTVLAAMTGNVGVSGGWASGTGYTARQQYVASIPNDNPNKAEISVFSWPDAITHGKGMGADYSVVGVDKLTSNIKLIFNLGGNCLINQHGDSNATGKLLEDESLVEFILVTEHFLTASAKYADILLPADNMMERDDIVTPWVDGDYVLYMNKAVDTVYECRNGYDWISALAERLGLKEEFTEGKNLEDWLRYITHETAKKNPGFPSYEEFKEKGIYRWEYDEPSIAFKEQIEDIENNPFPTPSGKIEIFSKALWNKNNLKEIPAVPKYVSAWEGPEDSLKEKYPLQCIGHHTKRRVHSIFDNMNWMEEVEPHSVWINTLDAEERGFKDGELVKVFNDRGTIIIPVKVTPKIMPGVVSIPQGAWYSPDKEGIDRRGCINTLTKYKPTPLAFGNPSHTALVEITKA, from the coding sequence ATGAGTGATGAAAAGAGTACCTTTAATAATTACATACCAAGAAGCAGTTTTCTTAATGTAGAAAATTTAATAAATGAAGATAATTTAATTAAAGATATATATGGCGATAGATTTTTTAAATTTGAAAATAAAAATAATTTAGATACAAGTGAAAAAATTATTAGAACTTCAGGCTCTCATAATTGTGGTGGACGTTGTGTAATTAAGGCGCATGTGAAAAACAATAGAGTTGTAAAGATATCCACTGAAGATGATATTGAAGATACCTTTGAAAAACCACAGCTCAGAGGCTGTTTAAGATGCAGAGGTTATCGTAATCGCCTATATAATTATAATAGATTAAAATATCCAATGAAGCGAGTTGGAAAGCGTGGGGAAGGAAAATTTGAATGTATTAGCTGGGATGAAGCTCTTGATATTATTGCAGATAATATTAAAAGGATTAGGTCAAAGTATGGACCAGATTCTATTTATATGAATTATGCCACAGGAAATGCAGGGAAGACTTCTGAAAGAAAATGGATGGCTAGACTCCTTAGTTTGAATGGAGGATATTTATCTTATTATGGTTCATATAGCTCAGCATGTACTCAAATAGCTACTCCCTATACTTATGGAACAGCCTACACTGGAAATAGTCGTGAGGATTGGTGTAATTCAAAATTAATAATTTTACTTGGGTTTAATCCTTGTGAAACTGTTCATGATACTAATACTGCCTATTATCTTAAAATGGCAAAAAAAGCTGGAACCAAGATTATATGTATAGATCCAATGTATTCAAGTACGGCAGCAGCCCTTGCAGATGAGTGGATTCCTATACGCCCAACTACAGATAGTGCATTATTAGATGCAATGGCTCATGTTATAATTAGCGAAAGACTTCAAGACCAAAAATTCTTGGATAAATATTGTTTAGGCTTTGATGAAGAGCATATGCCTGAAGGAATACCAAATGGGAACTCTTTTAAAAGCTATATCTTAGGGGAAGGTGAGGATAAAACGCCAAAGACTCCAGAATGGGCTGAAAATATTACAGGGATTCCAAGAGAAACAATTATTAAGTTAGCACGAGAATATGCAACTAATAAGCCTGGTGCATTAATACAAGGTTTTGGACCACAAAGACACGCTTATGGTGAACAAGTAGTAAGAAGTGGGACAGTGCTTGCAGCTATGACAGGTAACGTTGGTGTTAGTGGAGGTTGGGCCTCTGGAACTGGCTACACTGCTAGGCAGCAATATGTAGCTTCAATACCTAATGATAATCCTAATAAAGCTGAAATTTCTGTGTTTTCTTGGCCTGACGCCATAACTCATGGTAAAGGAATGGGAGCGGATTACAGTGTTGTAGGGGTGGATAAATTAACCTCAAATATTAAACTTATTTTTAATTTAGGTGGAAATTGTCTTATAAATCAACATGGAGATTCAAATGCTACAGGAAAATTATTAGAAGATGAAAGTTTAGTTGAATTTATCCTTGTAACAGAGCATTTTTTAACAGCAAGTGCTAAATATGCAGATATATTATTGCCAGCAGATAATATGATGGAACGAGATGATATAGTTACGCCATGGGTTGATGGAGATTATGTGCTTTACATGAATAAAGCTGTAGATACAGTTTATGAATGTAGAAATGGCTACGACTGGATAAGTGCTTTAGCAGAGAGATTAGGCTTAAAGGAAGAATTTACTGAAGGTAAAAACTTAGAAGATTGGTTAAGATATATAACTCACGAAACAGCAAAGAAAAATCCAGGGTTCCCGTCTTATGAAGAATTTAAAGAAAAAGGGATATACAGATGGGAATATGATGAACCAAGTATTGCATTTAAAGAACAAATAGAGGATATTGAAAATAATCCATTTCCCACGCCTTCGGGTAAAATAGAAATTTTCTCTAAGGCTTTATGGAATAAGAATAATCTAAAAGAAATACCAGCTGTACCTAAATATGTTTCAGCTTGGGAAGGTCCAGAAGATTCATTAAAGGAAAAATATCCGCTTCAATGTATCGGTCATCATACAAAAAGAAGAGTTCATTCGATCTTTGATAATATGAATTGGATGGAAGAGGTGGAGCCACATTCAGTTTGGATTAATACTTTAGATGCAGAAGAGCGTGGATTTAAGGATGGGGAATTAGTTAAAGTTTTTAATGACAGGGGAACTATTATAATACCTGTTAAGGTCACTCCTAAGATTATGCCTGGAGTTGTATCTATACCTCAAGGAGCTTGGTATTCTCCAGATAAAGAAGGAATTGATAGAAGAGGCTGCATTAACACCTTGACTAAATATAAACCTACACCATTAGCCTTTGGAAATCCAAGCCATACTGCACTGGTGGAAATAACAAAAGCATAG
- a CDS encoding TorD/DmsD family molecular chaperone produces the protein MDNINQWFSERKAIYYILSLFYAGKVNEGLELLNKSNLLNNFKNYEHNKKLSKGALEIINELNESDNFDYKKAILEEHQRLFVGPNELLAPLWKSVYKTKDKLLFGDIELEVRSYYNSVGLDVKPSEAADYLPLQLSFMSQLCSIGQEYNLEGLNADELEKLSENLSMQKEFLNKHLLSWVPLWVEVVNKNAGGQFWKGFAELTEGWLENDLIEIERIYINYRNF, from the coding sequence ATGGATAATATAAATCAATGGTTTTCTGAAAGAAAAGCAATATATTATATATTATCACTTTTCTATGCTGGAAAAGTAAATGAAGGCTTAGAGCTTTTAAATAAAAGTAATTTGTTGAATAATTTTAAAAACTATGAACACAATAAAAAGCTTTCTAAGGGAGCTTTGGAAATCATTAATGAATTAAATGAAAGTGATAATTTTGATTATAAGAAAGCTATTTTAGAAGAGCATCAAAGATTATTTGTGGGGCCTAATGAGCTTTTAGCACCACTTTGGAAATCTGTATATAAAACAAAAGATAAATTACTTTTTGGAGATATAGAACTAGAGGTTAGAAGCTATTATAATAGTGTAGGGTTAGACGTTAAGCCGAGTGAGGCGGCTGATTATCTTCCTTTACAATTATCATTTATGTCACAACTATGCAGTATTGGGCAAGAATATAATTTAGAAGGATTGAATGCGGATGAATTAGAAAAATTAAGTGAAAACTTATCAATGCAAAAGGAGTTTTTAAATAAGCATTTGCTGTCTTGGGTGCCTCTGTGGGTAGAAGTTGTAAATAAAAATGCAGGAGGACAATTTTGGAAAGGATTTGCCGAGCTTACTGAAGGCTGGCTTGAAAATGATTTGATAGAAATAGAAAGGATATATATAAACTATAGGAATTTTTAA
- a CDS encoding deaminase domain-containing protein, whose product MTQENTQLKKKIKKERIRINNLSDFRAALKKEGYNINGLEEEKFIDKIIDILKLDRSVAKKIFASFKDTAVTYRANDIMDFIDYMKKISLFENEHNKLCEKIRKIEKLSIARVEYERELKVKDDVEHIITRIEEIKSDISEIANHEEKEKLYSLEKEIEKEYLYAKDIELLKKMLITRKECSREKYNEETKIKVVSIEIPKDIDYRYIPAQIGTIEYHQHLSNNIPRMQRLTKNINKYMRVHENEKTTFKINQSKALQDSINIALATYDNKEFKAISGSNNIVDYCVAPKEEEAVFKSNKVNKLGELGIGYNRVNDSEKKILEEIHKQIEEKTLKDEGDLILLSKWEPCPSCYFVISQFCKMHPQIKVQVKYSKKYGE is encoded by the coding sequence ATGACACAAGAAAATACTCAGTTAAAAAAGAAAATTAAAAAAGAAAGAATAAGAATTAATAATTTAAGTGATTTTAGAGCTGCATTAAAAAAAGAGGGATATAACATAAATGGATTAGAGGAAGAGAAATTTATAGATAAAATTATAGATATTTTAAAACTGGACAGAAGTGTGGCAAAGAAAATTTTTGCCTCCTTTAAAGATACAGCTGTTACTTATAGAGCAAATGATATTATGGACTTTATAGATTATATGAAAAAAATAAGCTTATTTGAAAATGAACATAATAAGTTATGCGAGAAGATAAGAAAAATAGAAAAGCTTAGTATAGCTAGAGTTGAGTATGAAAGAGAATTGAAAGTTAAGGATGATGTTGAGCATATAATAACTAGAATAGAAGAAATAAAAAGTGATATATCTGAAATAGCAAATCATGAAGAAAAAGAAAAATTATATAGTTTAGAAAAAGAAATAGAGAAAGAATATCTTTATGCAAAGGATATTGAGCTATTAAAAAAAATGCTTATTACTAGAAAAGAATGCTCAAGAGAAAAATATAATGAGGAAACAAAAATTAAAGTAGTATCTATAGAAATACCTAAAGACATAGATTACAGATATATTCCAGCCCAAATAGGTACTATAGAATATCATCAACATTTAAGTAATAATATACCTAGAATGCAACGTTTAACGAAGAATATAAATAAATATATGAGGGTTCATGAAAATGAAAAAACAACCTTTAAAATAAATCAAAGCAAGGCCTTGCAGGATTCTATAAATATAGCATTAGCAACATATGATAATAAAGAATTTAAGGCGATAAGTGGAAGTAACAATATAGTTGATTATTGTGTTGCACCTAAAGAAGAGGAGGCTGTTTTTAAAAGTAATAAGGTTAATAAATTAGGAGAATTAGGTATAGGATATAACAGAGTTAATGATAGTGAAAAGAAGATATTAGAGGAAATACATAAACAAATTGAAGAAAAAACATTGAAGGATGAGGGGGACCTAATCCTGTTAAGTAAATGGGAGCCTTGTCCAAGTTGCTATTTTGTAATAAGCCAGTTTTGCAAAATGCATCCACAAATAAAAGTTCAAGTGAAATACAGTAAAAAATATGGAGAATAA
- a CDS encoding CD3324 family protein — protein sequence MKYAKAQDVLPEEIVQIIQKYVDGKYLYIPRKDENHKAWGEKSGIKSSLKVRNNEIYKKYISGATINELTEEYYLSEKSIRRIISKEKLICS from the coding sequence ATGAAATATGCAAAAGCACAAGATGTGTTACCAGAGGAAATTGTTCAAATTATACAAAAATATGTGGATGGAAAATATCTTTATATTCCTAGGAAAGATGAAAATCATAAAGCCTGGGGAGAAAAAAGTGGTATAAAAAGTAGTCTTAAGGTAAGAAACAATGAAATTTATAAAAAGTACATTAGTGGTGCTACTATTAATGAATTGACTGAGGAATATTACCTTTCTGAAAAGAGTATAAGACGAATAATTAGTAAAGAAAAACTCATATGCTCATAA
- a CDS encoding FusB/FusC family EF-G-binding protein translates to MNAFIKKHEYNYIKKCMEDLNNAYKGTSDTNIIEATKSYICDKILNIFPNLSEEEKELLDITKINDPLYIDSYLSSLKEYVYGMQIPTTAQLSKLFKKEKKLKLPNLDKETSKKVYLGWFDDSTRKLFVAYNMMDKLVGMTCTLTSHSSSNTHMCALCNRMGKEDEIAFVSAICKTNYTGEGAYKSIGFDVCIDSEKCNERITSTKKLEEILKEVNNLK, encoded by the coding sequence ATGAACGCTTTCATAAAAAAACATGAATACAATTATATTAAGAAATGTATGGAGGATTTAAATAACGCTTATAAAGGAACTTCAGACACTAATATTATTGAGGCTACTAAGTCTTATATATGTGATAAGATATTAAATATTTTCCCAAACTTATCAGAGGAAGAAAAAGAATTATTAGATATTACTAAAATAAATGATCCTTTATATATTGATTCATATTTGTCTAGTTTGAAGGAATATGTATATGGAATGCAAATCCCAACAACTGCTCAACTTAGCAAGCTATTTAAAAAAGAAAAGAAACTTAAATTACCAAATCTAGATAAAGAAACTTCAAAGAAAGTTTACTTAGGCTGGTTTGATGACTCAACTAGAAAATTATTTGTAGCTTATAATATGATGGATAAGCTTGTCGGTATGACATGTACACTAACAAGTCATAGTTCAAGCAATACTCATATGTGTGCACTTTGTAATAGAATGGGTAAGGAAGATGAAATAGCATTTGTCTCTGCTATTTGTAAAACGAACTATACTGGTGAAGGTGCTTATAAATCAATAGGTTTTGACGTATGTATAGATAGTGAAAAATGCAACGAACGAATTACATCTACTAAAAAGCTCGAAGAAATTTTAAAGGAAGTTAACAATTTAAAGTGA
- a CDS encoding cation:dicarboxylate symporter family transporter, translating to MKKIGLAIQILIGLILGITVGAIFYGNPAVVAYLQPFGDIFIRLIKMIVVPIVFSSLVVGVAGVGDIKQVGKIGGKTILYFEIVTTVAIVIGLLLANLVHPGAGINIQELSSVSIDKYMSTADAASKHSFADTIINIVPTNVFDSFAKGDLLPVIFFSVMFGLGVAAIGEKGKPVLSICQGIADAMFWVTNQIMKLAPLGVFGLIGVTVSKFGVASLIPLGKLVITVYIAMFFFVFVVLGLVAKFAGTSIITLIKILKDEIILAYTTASSEAVLPKLMEKMEKFGCPKAITSFVIPTGYSFNLDGSTLYQAIAALFIAQIYGIHLPLATQINLVLVLMLTSKGMAGVPGASFVVLLATVGSVGIPVEGVAFIAGIDRIVDMARTTVNVIGNSLAVVVISKWEGKYDVEEGNKYFKTITKTAELM from the coding sequence ATGAAAAAAATAGGACTAGCAATTCAAATTCTTATTGGACTTATATTAGGTATTACTGTAGGAGCGATTTTTTATGGTAATCCAGCTGTTGTAGCATATTTACAACCATTTGGAGATATTTTCATCAGATTAATTAAAATGATTGTCGTTCCAATTGTATTTTCATCACTTGTCGTTGGAGTTGCAGGTGTAGGAGATATTAAACAAGTAGGTAAAATAGGTGGGAAAACAATACTTTATTTTGAAATAGTAACAACAGTTGCTATAGTAATTGGGTTGCTTTTAGCGAATTTGGTGCATCCAGGAGCAGGAATAAATATTCAAGAATTGTCATCAGTAAGTATTGATAAATATATGAGTACAGCAGATGCAGCATCTAAACATAGTTTTGCGGATACAATTATTAATATTGTTCCAACAAATGTTTTCGATTCTTTTGCTAAAGGAGACTTGCTTCCAGTAATATTCTTTTCTGTTATGTTTGGATTAGGTGTTGCTGCAATTGGTGAAAAAGGAAAACCAGTTCTTTCTATTTGCCAAGGAATAGCTGATGCAATGTTTTGGGTAACTAATCAGATTATGAAACTTGCTCCACTAGGGGTTTTTGGTCTAATAGGTGTAACTGTTTCAAAATTTGGAGTAGCGTCACTAATTCCATTAGGTAAATTAGTTATTACTGTATATATAGCAATGTTTTTCTTTGTATTTGTTGTTCTTGGCTTAGTAGCTAAATTTGCTGGGACAAGTATAATAACACTTATAAAGATTTTAAAAGATGAAATCATCTTAGCTTATACAACTGCAAGTTCAGAAGCAGTTTTACCAAAGCTTATGGAGAAGATGGAGAAGTTTGGTTGTCCAAAGGCTATCACATCCTTTGTTATACCAACAGGATATTCCTTTAATTTAGATGGATCAACCCTATATCAAGCAATTGCAGCACTTTTTATTGCGCAGATATATGGAATTCATTTACCGCTTGCAACACAAATTAATTTAGTGCTTGTATTAATGTTAACTTCAAAGGGAATGGCAGGCGTTCCAGGTGCTTCTTTCGTGGTTTTATTAGCTACAGTAGGGTCTGTAGGAATACCAGTAGAAGGGGTAGCATTTATCGCTGGAATTGATCGTATTGTTGATATGGCAAGAACTACTGTTAATGTAATAGGAAACTCATTGGCTGTAGTGGTTATATCTAAGTGGGAAGGAAAATACGACGTTGAAGAAGGAAACAAATATTTTAAAACAATTACAAAGACAGCAGAGTTAATGTAA
- a CDS encoding substrate-binding domain-containing protein: MRDLKKIIIIPLVVIFFCSNLFFIYLLKEKKVDQEPIKPKIVLISHIKTNPYWLSIKAGAERAAKERGAVVEFLGPMTASTEDGLNIFEMATSAKVSGIITYVQEEGKYKQKINSAIEKGIPVVTIDADEEDSNRLAYVGTDNNLAGQVAGEAMVKEIGKEGNVAIVMGGKNVKNQKERVESFTKYITSNSNLKIVDTDSSDAMLLEAEIITRKILNRNNKIDALFCTSALDGIGAAKAVKDLNYKDRVKIICFDDLEETLKNIKNDLVSATIVQKSDEMGYRAVNIVMDKIQGNNIKNFKSLIDVDVVDKSNVDAYMQGGNKFEN; encoded by the coding sequence ATGAGAGATTTAAAAAAGATTATAATTATCCCATTAGTTGTAATTTTTTTTTGCAGTAATTTATTTTTTATTTATTTGTTAAAAGAAAAGAAAGTAGACCAAGAACCAATTAAGCCTAAAATAGTTTTAATTTCACACATTAAAACTAATCCTTATTGGCTCAGTATAAAGGCAGGAGCAGAAAGGGCTGCAAAAGAAAGGGGAGCAGTGGTAGAATTTTTAGGACCTATGACTGCAAGTACAGAGGATGGACTAAATATTTTTGAAATGGCAACCTCGGCAAAAGTAAGTGGAATAATAACTTATGTCCAGGAGGAAGGAAAATATAAACAAAAAATTAATAGTGCAATAGAAAAGGGAATACCAGTAGTTACAATAGATGCAGATGAAGAAGATAGCAATAGACTGGCATATGTTGGTACTGATAACAATTTAGCTGGACAAGTTGCTGGGGAAGCTATGGTGAAAGAAATAGGAAAAGAAGGTAATGTAGCTATAGTAATGGGAGGTAAAAATGTTAAAAATCAAAAGGAAAGGGTAGAAAGTTTTACAAAATATATAACGTCAAATTCTAATTTGAAAATTGTTGACACAGATTCTTCTGATGCAATGCTGCTTGAAGCTGAAATTATAACAAGAAAAATATTAAATAGAAATAATAAAATAGATGCTCTATTTTGCACTTCAGCACTTGATGGAATAGGAGCCGCTAAAGCAGTAAAAGATTTAAATTATAAAGACAGGGTAAAAATTATATGTTTCGATGATTTAGAAGAGACCTTGAAAAATATTAAAAATGACTTAGTTTCAGCAACTATAGTTCAAAAAAGCGATGAAATGGGGTATAGAGCAGTTAACATTGTCATGGATAAAATTCAAGGAAACAATATTAAGAATTTTAAATCTTTAATAGATGTAGATGTCGTTGATAAAAGTAATGTAGATGCTTATATGCAGGGAGGTAATAAATTTGAAAACTAA
- a CDS encoding DMSO/selenate family reductase complex B subunit, whose amino-acid sequence MMKQLAFYFEQEHCTGCSTCQIACKDKNNLEVGEQFRKVYETTGGNYVKKGNVVIQDIYAFWTSISCNHCIEPACVKKCRTGALYKRVEDGIVVIDKDKCIGCRACVNSCPYKVIQYDAVSKKARKCDFCLDLIEGGKDPVCVSACPMRALDYGNLEELQEKYGTVNETDGLPSSDITKPALVITPHKNAKGCANKNG is encoded by the coding sequence ATGATGAAACAATTGGCCTTTTATTTTGAGCAGGAGCACTGCACAGGATGTTCTACTTGTCAAATTGCTTGTAAAGATAAAAATAACCTAGAGGTAGGAGAACAATTTAGAAAAGTATATGAAACTACTGGTGGCAATTATGTGAAAAAGGGAAATGTAGTTATACAGGATATATATGCTTTTTGGACATCTATAAGCTGCAATCACTGTATTGAGCCTGCATGTGTAAAAAAATGCAGAACAGGAGCATTATATAAGAGAGTTGAAGATGGAATAGTGGTTATAGATAAGGATAAATGTATTGGCTGCAGGGCATGTGTAAATAGTTGTCCTTATAAAGTGATTCAATATGACGCAGTTTCTAAGAAAGCTAGAAAATGTGATTTTTGTTTAGATTTAATAGAAGGTGGAAAAGACCCAGTATGCGTTTCAGCATGTCCAATGAGAGCTTTGGATTACGGGAATTTAGAAGAGCTGCAAGAAAAGTACGGTACTGTAAATGAAACTGATGGACTACCAAGCTCTGATATTACAAAACCAGCCTTGGTGATTACTCCACACAAAAATGCAAAGGGGTGTGCAAATAAAAATGGATAA